Genomic DNA from Paenibacillus sp. KS-LC4:
CGTATCTTGCATTGCTGAAGGAAAAAATGTCATTTTGCTTCTCCGCCATTAAATGCTGCCTTAACTTAAATATGGACTGCTGCGCCAAATGATAATCACGGTCCTTGGACATTAGCTCGGAAATTTGAATTAATTGATCCACCGAATAGTCAGGAAAATCAATCTGAATCGGGAAACGCGAAGGCAAACCGGGATTCGTCAATAAAAAATGATCAATCTCGGCCGGATAACCGGCTAGAATGAGCACAAAATCATTACGCCGATCCTCCATGCACTTCACTAGCGTATCAATCGCTTCCTTGCCGAAATCCTTTTCTCCGCCTCTGGCAAGGCTGTAAGCCTCATCGACAAACAATACGCCGCCCATAGCCTTGCGAACTAAATCACGCGTTTTCTGCGCCGTGTGACCAATATATTCACCTACAAGATCTGCACGCTCTACCTCAATCAGATGACCTTTCGACAAAACCCCCATTTTCTGGAACAGCTTAGCGACGATTCGTGCAATCGTCGTTTTCCCAGTGCCGGGATTGCCTTTGAAAATCATATGATACACATGCGAGCCGCCAAAAAGACCTGCTTCCGTCCTCATGCGGCTTATATAGAGAAGGGCATAAATTTCATAAATCAGCGTCTTTACATTTTCCATCCCGACCATTGGCTCAAGATCTTTCTGTATTTCAGCAAATTGGTCGCTCGCAGGCAAAGGCTTCACCGCAGGCAGGGGCTCGCTTTCAGTCAGGGGTGGAGAGGCTGCAACAGCATACGTCTCATGGCTTCTGAGAATAACGTTAATTTGCCTTGAAGGCCTGGCTCCGCTACTAGTGCTCGATTTGACATGTCCGCTCATCTGACGCATCACCTATCCTTCACACTTGTCATTAGGAATGAGCGCAAATGCACAGGCGCTGCATTCAAGGTGAAACGGCTGTCGCCGTCATTTGACGGCGCGGCGCGTTTCAGTCCGAGAAATATAGAGAAAGGATTGGAAAATCACAGCCTTTCCTATATTCAAGCAGAAACCGCTCCCTTGCAGCAGCCTCGCTGCTTGGGCATCGTTCCGCTTTACAAGTGTATTCAGGCATAAACGGTCCTATTAACAGATTTTTTAACTATAGCTGTCATAGGGTCAGCCTAGCCAGAGCATGAGGGCATCAAGCTTCCATTTCGTGTATGCCAAAACCTCACGCCCCTCAGCATTCCACGGCTTCAACACCTGTGAAGGCGTGCCAGCAGCCTCAACCGATGTGTAGTTCAAAAATCGCGCAATTTCAAATGCTCTAGGCGCATGAAATTGATGGGTAATTATTAAAGCGCTCGCAAAACCTTCGCGCTCCATAATGATTTTGCTAAACAGCAAATTCTCATAAGTGCTTGTCGATTGATCCTCCAGCAGCAGCTTGTCCACTGGAATGCCTTTATCAACCAAATACGTCTTCATTCCCGCCGCTTCTGTGACGACCGCGCCTCCTGCATCAAGACCCCCGCTCATAATAAGCTTGTCCACCTTGCCTTGCTCATATAGCTTATAAGCAAAGTTCAGACGTTCTTTAAGCGCTGGACTCGGCACATTGTCCCAAAGCGCAGCGCCGAGTACAATACCGACCTCTGCTTTCTTGGTCTCTTTAGCAGCATCATAACTGTTAATGACCCATAACACATAACCACACCAGAAAACTCCAGCAACCGTGCACCATGCCAGCATACGAAACAAGAGCAGCCCCGGACGCTTATTCGTCCGCCGCTTGCGCCGGCTGCTCCCTGTCCTTAGCATTTGCTTCATGACTCGCTTAACTCCCCTGTTTTCTCCGCCAAGCTTTTGCGATGCTTCAAGCTTAGCGTAAAATAACGGAAACGCCCATTGCGAATATTGGAAAGCAGTCTGCCGGC
This window encodes:
- a CDS encoding AAA family ATPase — its product is MSGHVKSSTSSGARPSRQINVILRSHETYAVAASPPLTESEPLPAVKPLPASDQFAEIQKDLEPMVGMENVKTLIYEIYALLYISRMRTEAGLFGGSHVYHMIFKGNPGTGKTTIARIVAKLFQKMGVLSKGHLIEVERADLVGEYIGHTAQKTRDLVRKAMGGVLFVDEAYSLARGGEKDFGKEAIDTLVKCMEDRRNDFVLILAGYPAEIDHFLLTNPGLPSRFPIQIDFPDYSVDQLIQISELMSKDRDYHLAQQSIFKLRQHLMAEKQNDIFSFSNARYVRNLLEKAIRHQAVRLLNHYASGVPPKQELMTIRPEDFKWEPKA
- a CDS encoding YdcF family protein, which codes for MKQMLRTGSSRRKRRTNKRPGLLLFRMLAWCTVAGVFWCGYVLWVINSYDAAKETKKAEVGIVLGAALWDNVPSPALKERLNFAYKLYEQGKVDKLIMSGGLDAGGAVVTEAAGMKTYLVDKGIPVDKLLLEDQSTSTYENLLFSKIIMEREGFASALIITHQFHAPRAFEIARFLNYTSVEAAGTPSQVLKPWNAEGREVLAYTKWKLDALMLWLG